A genomic region of bacterium contains the following coding sequences:
- a CDS encoding type II toxin-antitoxin system Phd/YefM family antitoxin — protein sequence MKYSSQIKSISYLKANAAEIVRNLGEKREPLIITQNGEAKVVIQDVQSYDQNQETLALLKILALGNRQVEEGRVH from the coding sequence GTGAAATACTCAAGTCAGATCAAATCCATCAGCTACCTTAAAGCCAATGCCGCCGAGATAGTGCGCAACCTCGGGGAGAAGCGTGAGCCGCTCATCATCACGCAGAACGGGGAGGCCAAGGTGGTCATTCAGGATGTTCAGAGCTACGACCAGAACCAGGAAACCCTGGCGTTGCTCAAGATCCTGGCCCTCGGCAACCGCCAGGTCGAGGAGGGCCGAGTTCAC